A stretch of the Aegilops tauschii subsp. strangulata cultivar AL8/78 chromosome 4, Aet v6.0, whole genome shotgun sequence genome encodes the following:
- the LOC109731548 gene encoding probable N-acetyltransferase HLS1, producing the protein MEDAEGKPRVIIREYSPSTDRAGTEAVDRECEVGQPGGMSLHADLLGDPVARIRHSPAYLMLVAETSAQPGRIVGLIRGTVKSVATGKSCPGAPAFASVGYILGLRVSPSHRRMGVALRLVGHLERWFALMGAEYAYMATDKSNEASVQLFTGRCGYSKFRTPSLLVHPVHAHRLRAPRRAAVLPLDARDAEQLYRRRFGHVELFPADIGAVLANRLSLGTFLAVVDEGFKWRGVEHFLASPPASWAVASLWDCGGVFRLEMRGASRLRRAAAAASRALDRAAKWMRVPSVPDFFRPFAGWFAYGLGGEGDDAALAAKALYVSFVNRARGRAAAVAVEVAALDPLRRRLPHWRSLSCAEDLWCMKRLGGGESGADGWDWAKSAPGQSIFVDPREV; encoded by the exons ATGGAAGACGCAGAGGGGAAGCCAAGGGTGATCATCCGGGAGTACAGCCCGTCGACGGACCGCGCCGGCACGGAGGCCGTCGATCGCGAGTGCGAGGTCGGCCAGCCCGGCGGCATGTCGCTCCACGCCGACCTGCTCGGCGACCCCGTCGCCCGCATTCGCCACTCCCCGGCCTACCTCATGCTG GTAGCTGAGACGTCTGCCCAGCCCGGCCGGATCGTCGGCCTCATCCGCGGCACCGTCAAGTCCGTGGCCACGGGGAAGAGCTGCCCCGGCGCGCCCGCCTTCGCCAGCGTCGGCTACATTCTCGGCCTCCGCGTCTCACCATCCCACAG GAGGATGGGCGTGGCGCTGCGGCTGGTAGGGCATCTGGAGCGGTGGTTCGCGCTGATGGGCGCCGAGTACGCGTACATGGCCACGGATAAGTCCAACGAAGCGTCTGTGCAGCTCTTCACCGGGCGGTGCGGTTACTCCAAGTTCCGCACGCCGTCGCTCCTCGTGCACCCCGTGCACGCGCACCGCCTCCGGGCCCCGCGCCGCGCGGCAGTTTTGCCCCTGGACGCGCGCGACGCCGAGCAGCTGTACCGCCGCCGGTTCGGCCACGTCGAGCTCTTCCCGGCCGACATCGGCGCCGTCCTCGCCAACCGGCTCTCGCTCGGCACCTTCCTGGCCGTCGTGGACGAAGGTTTTAAGTGGCGTGGGGTGGAGCACTTCCTGGCCTCGCCGCCGGCGTCGTGGGCCGTGGCGAGCCTGTGGGACTGCGGCGGCGTGTTCCGCCTGGAGATGCGCGGGGCCTCGCGCCTCCGCCGCGCAGCCGCTGCCGCGAGCAGGGCGCTGGACCGCGCGGCCAAGTGGATGCGCGTGCCCTCCGTCCCGGACTTCTTCCGGCCGTTCGCGGGCTGGTTCGCGTACGGCCTGGGCGGCGAGGGCGACGACGCCGCGCTGGCCGCGAAGGCGTTGTACGTGTCGTTCGTGAACAGGGCGCGGGGGAGGGCGGCGGCCGTGGCGGTGGAGGTGGCGGCGCTGGACCCGCTCCGGCGGCGGCTGCCGCACTGGCGCAGCCTGTCGTGCGCGGAGGACCTGTGGTGCATGAAGCGGCTGGGAGGCGGCGAGTCCGGCGCGGACGGCTGGGATTGGGCCAAGTCGGCGCCCGGGCAGTCCATCTTCGTGGACCCCAGAGAGGTTTGA